GAACTTCCATCCAAAAAGGCTGGAGTAGAAGGTTTTCGCTCGTTCGAGATCGTCGGCAGGCAGGTCGAAATGCACGATATTTGCCATGACTTTCACCGGAAGAGAACTGGTGCGGGCGGTCATTAACATTTTGGTCGACCCGGTGGGCCGACCTGCCCGCGGGAGCGTTCATTATAGGGCCCCGCTTTTTATTCAACCCCGGTACGTCTGTAATTTGAGAACCTGCATATTCTTTGCGGCACCAGGTACTCAGTACGAAAGATCTCTCTGCAAAAAAAGGAAAAGTCGCCCTGGTCTTTAAGGGCTTGCAACGGAACTGAATGTGGGTTTCCCTTCCGGTTCAGGCCCTTTTGTGCCGGTGACAAGGTAAAATGTCAGCGAGCTGAAGAACCGCCCGGCGTCACCGGCATGTGCCTGTTCTCCGGCCCAGGATTCCGCTTCCCGGGAATCAAGGACACCGGCCTGGACCGCTAGCGAGAGGGTTGTCTCAAGATCGAAGACCCTGCGGGCAAGCGGCAGGCTGGTGATGACAAGGCATAACGGCGTGACGGTAATGTTGTCAAGGCCGGCTTCGGCACATGCCGCTGGAAGGGATCGCCCGGCCCATCCGCTCGGGATATGGTCGCACCAGAAGTTCAGGACCTTCCGGGTAACCTCCCGTTCTCCGGGCCAGATGACAAAGGTCTCCCAATCTGGTTCAAACACCACGATTTTTCCGGCATGCCGGGTCACCCGGGCCATTTCCCGGAGGACTACATAGATGTCTTTTGTATGCTGGAGCACGCGATCCGTACGGACGGCATCAAAAGAGTTGTCTGCAAATGCAAGGTGCGATGCATCGGACAGCACATAACCGGGGCGGGCACTTCCCGCAGTGTTTTTCGCCTGTGCCGAGGCAAGCATGGTACGGCTTACGTCAATACCAATGACGCACCCCTCCTCTCCTGCCATGGCTGCAAGTGCTGCTGCATCGACGCCGTTCCCGCAGCCAATCTCAAGGACTGCGGCACCCGGGCGGATCCCGAGTGCCTCGTAACTGCGCCGCTTGCAGTCCTTAAAAAACGGCATCGAATGGATGAGGTCGAGGTAGGTTACAAATGAGTTCGCATCTCCCGCCGCATCCACACCGGCAAATCCTGAAGCAAATGAGTCCATGGTATTCCTGAAAAATTATTTGTCTGCAAATATTGTCATTTTTGGTATTTCAAAATTTTGAAATCCGCTGGTTTTTCCTTAAACTGTTCGATCCTCTCAAGTGCCTGGGTCGATTTGTTGTGGATGCATTTTTCGACGGTGAAGCAGGGGCCACGAACCATCGATATGCGCGCGTTCCAATTCGATTACTTCATTGTCATAATCCGGGAAGCGATCCGGGCATCGGCGGGGCTGGCGAAAAAAAATTCCTGTCCTGCGGCAACCGGTTCTGAGAAAGGAGGATGGAGAGACGGGGAATTATATGAGGGAGGGAAGAAGTTAGCGAAGTACTGGGTTCCGGTAATCATTAGCCTGGCCGGATTCGGGGTCTAAGTCGGCGACCGTCATTTTGTTGATCTCGGCCCGCTGCACGAGGTGTCACGTGGGACGAAGTAGATCAACTGGGACCCGAGTTCTATGGCGAACGTCTGAAGGAGGTCGTGTTCATGGTCCACCTTGCGGCTGTTGCAGATGATGCCGCCGAGCCTCACGCCGCTGGTCTGGGCATGCTTCTGGATGCCTTTGGAGATGTTGTTCGCTGCATAGAGCGCCATCAGTTCGCCCGAGGCGACGATATAGATCTCCTGTGCCTTTCCTTCCCGGATCGGCACGGCGAAACCACCGCAGACGACGTCGCCGAGCACGTCGTAGAAGACATAGTCCCGGTCGTCGGTGTATGCCCGGAGGGACTCCAGGAGGTTGATGGACGTGCTGATGCCCCGGCCGGCGCAGCCCGCGCCCGGTTCCGGTCCGCCCGATTTAACGCAACGGGTTCCCGAGAAACCGGGTTTGAGGACCTCGTCGAGTTCGATGTCGTCGCCCTCGTTGCGGAGGGTGTCCAGCACCATCTTCTGGCACAACCCGTGAAGCAGGAGTCGCGTGGAGTCGGCCTTCGGGTCGCATCCCACGACCATGATCTTCTTTCCGGCCTCGGCCAGTGCCGCTACCGTATTCTGTCCGGTTGACGACAGAGCAAAAATGGGCGTCCTGGTCTCCGTCGTGGGTGTGTCGGCCAGATCGCACGCACCCTCCCGGATATTTCCGTGAGCGGCATAAAAGAGGCAAAGATGGTATAGTGCATTTGTGCTGCCTCTCCTCGTCGAAACTCCGGAAAAGAGTTCTGGAAGGTTATTTTCGGGAAGTAATCCTCCATGAAGGAGGCGATCAATCCCCTCTTTTTTTCCGTAGAATGGCTGCAGCCGCAGGTATCAGGCCGTGGACACCATCTGCGAGGGGGTGGACCTCGATGAGGTCTTCGAAGTCGGCGACCGTCCGCCTGTGCCGGATCGCCGCGGCCATGTAGGTGGCGATGATGCCGGCACCTGGCGAGGCCGCCCAGACACCTCTGAGTTCCCCTGTCTCCGGTTCGACCAGGATCTTCCCGAGGCCTGTGTCGCCCGCGGGCACGGACCAGAAGGAGCCCGGCCCTGCCGGTGCCGGCACCGAGAGTTCGATACCATCGTCGTCCTCCGCGAGGGCGAAGGCAAGGTCGTTTGCGAGGCTGATGCTCTGCGGGACGACCACAGGGGCATAGCGCATGTCATGGCCCAGGATGTTTTCCGCCGCGACAATCCCCTGCAGGCGGGCGACCGGGGTGAGGTACGGCCCGCCGGTGACGTCGCCTGCGGCGTACACTCCCGGGACCGATGTCCGCATCCTGTCGTCCGTGACGATCTCGCCCTTCTGGCCGGTGGCGACGCCGTTGACCATCGAGGTGTTCGGCACGAGGCCGGCGGCAAGGAGGATGGCATCTGCCTGGCACTCTCCCGGCGTCTCCCCGCCATATGCCGCACCGTCCAGGTGTCCGGTCCCGGTGATCCGGGTGAGGGGGGCGTTCTCCCTGATCTCGACCCCTGCAAGCTCCTTCAGCGCGAGTTTCCGCAGACGCGGGTCGATACCCTTGAGAAAACCGCTCCGTGCAAGGACCGTCACCCGGCTTCCCAGTTGCCGGAAGATATAGGCGAACTCCGCGGCCGCGATCCCGCCACCGACGATGACGAGGTCATGGGGCAGGTCGTGCATCCGCGGCAGGGTGTGGGCAGTGAAGACTCCGGCAAGGTCTGTCCCTTGGACCTCCGGGACGGCGGGCACCGACCCGGTGGCGACGATGACCGCCTCAGTCTCGACCTCTTCATCGTCGATGAAGACCTGCCGCCCACAGAGCCGCGCCGTGCTCCCGTACCTGATCGCGACCCCCGCGCCCCGCGTCTCGTGGTCGAGGACGGCCCTGATCTTTGCCTGCACCCCTTCCATCCCGGCAAGGAGGGAGGGGAAATCGATCACCGGTTCGTCCTTGAAGATGCCGACCCCGGCGAACTGTCTGGCCCTCGCCACCGTCCGTGCGGCGTCGTTCAGGGCGCAAACAGCCATGCACCCGTAGTTCAGGCACTGCCCTCCGATTGCGCCCTTCTCGACAAGGGTCACCTCCCGCCCGGCATGGCCGAGGCGGATGGCCGCAAACCGCCCTGCCGGCCCTCCGCCGATGATCACGATCATGGTGCTCAGAAGATCTCCACGCCCTCGTCCATGGGCGTGGTGAGGATCTCGCCGGTATAGGCATTAACCTCGACGATCCTGTTCTTCCCCTCGATCTCCCAGACCGGGACATAGACGAGGGTGATCTCGGTCGATATGTTCCTCCTGTCCGGTTTCAGCGTCTCTTCCTGGTAGAATACGGCGTCGCCCTCTTCCTTCCTGAACCTGACCTTCTGGGTCAGTTCGGCGATGAGATTGATAACTGTCTGGTTTTCCGCCTCTTCCTTTGCGATCTTCGGCTGGAGCACTTCGCAGTCCTCAGGCATGGCCGAGTCCACCGCATCGGAGAGTGTCATCTCCATCTTCGAACCATTGATGGCGTTCAGACCGCCCCAGCGGTCGGCGTCGAAGGAGACCTTGCGGGAAAGGACGGTCTGCGAACCACTGCTCGTGCAGTGGTAACACCAATACGGGACGAAACGGCAGCGCACTTCTCCCCGTGTCCCCGAGATGATCGCGGCGTTCCGGTCGCTGACCTTGACCGGGAGGTGGAAGATCCCGCCGCCGCTCATGGCACGTTGCGCCGGGGAGGATGGCGTGCTCCTGCCGAGGGAGAGAGTTCTCCTGAAGATCCGCGCAAGGGCCGCTTCTCCGGCATATCTGGCAATCTCGTCCTCCCCCCAGACGGTGCAGTTGTCGGCCCGTGCCGCGGGGCTGAAGGTCACCAGGATCTTCCGGCACTCCTCGATCTCCTCGCCCTGCCTGATACGGAACCTCCTTCCGTCAAAGTGCCCGATCTCGTCGGCGTCGTCGGATATGAGGACGACATAACTTTCCCTGTCGCCGACGGCCGAGAGGTCGAAGGGTTCGTCGGCGCATTCGACGCCGTAACCGGCGGACTCCAGGATCGTTGCCACAATATCCTGCGTCCGTTCCCGCATTTCTCCTTCCATCTCCTAGAATGTGTCCCTGAACTATAGAACAATTTTTCTATTCTCATGGCGAGAGTATGGTGTGTATCCTCCCCTGAAGTTCATCAACCACCTGATCGAGGAAGAGGCCATGACAGTGACCTACGACCCTGCGGAGGACGAGGGCCTGGTCATCTACAACCTCTCGATGATCGGTGCCGGGGACTTCGAACCGGTCCTCGCCGTCATGAAAGAGGTGTTCCGGGCAGGGATCAGCCCGAGCGGCCTTGTCAGATTCTACCCGGCCGGTGAGCGTATCGGTGACTATACCATACCCGATGGGAGGGTCGGGATCTGCACGGTCTGCTCCACCACCATCGACGGCGTGATGATCCGGCGCGGCGCCCCCATCCACCCGATCGGCGGCGGCGTCGTGGAGATCGAAGGGGGCCTGCCCAGGCGCTTCACCGACATGATCCTGTACGACGCCACGACCATCGACCCCCTGGAGGTGCTCGTCTCTCAGGAGATCACCGACATCACCGGCGTGATCCGTCGGGGGCGGGGAAGCGTGCTCGCCAACCTGCGGGAGTGTCATATGGAGGCCGAACCCGTGGTCGCCGCGGTCATCGATGACCTGGAGCAGAGCATGATCGCCGGCGTCCTTGAGGTCTCGGCGCCGAACGCCCCGATCCTGGGCTTCGGCTGTTCCCCCCAGTACTTCGGGATCTCCATCCTCGGCGGCACCAATGTGATGGCCGCGGTGAAGGAGGCCGGGTATGAGGTCGAGATCAACTCCCTGAGCGGTCTCATCGATGTTGGAGACCTTGCGTCGATCTACTCGCTCTGAAAAAAGATATTCCGGCTCTGTAGAAATCCTCATACTTGAGCTGATGTATCTCCAATCCTATGAAGAGGAATACAGATCCACTGCCTTCCTCACGATCTAGCCGGGGGACTACGCCGAAAATCAGAGATTTTCTTGTGCTCACTCCGTTCGCAGCCCCCGGACAGCGAAGACTTAGTCTTCTCGACTCCCTCCGGTCGTCCCCGCTCACGATTGGACCTCAAAGGGGCAAACCTGCATTTTGAAGAGGGGACTGCCCTCCACCCCCCTATCCTCATGGCAGGGGGACCGGGGGGCGGCAGCCCCCCGGACGAGACACTCCAGAAGAGGATTTTTACAGCGCCTATATCCCTATTTATTCTCACCGAAACCGTGGATGAGGTCCCAGTACCGGGAGAAAAACCGGACGAAACCTTCAGCCTCGGAGAAGAGGGCGGTCGGCGCCTCTCCCTGCGACCCCATCGCCACCATCACCTTTGTGCCGTCAGCGAAGAGCATCCCTGCCCGGTCGCCTATCTTTCCTTTTTCATGCCATACGGGTGGCATTGCGGTCGTGACCGCGATGCCCTCAGGAACAGCCCCCTCCCAGCGATCGGCGATCACCTCGATCCGCACCTCTCCGGCCCTCTCCCCGAGTGCGTCCCTGAGATCCTTCAGGAGGGTCCAGCTCCCCATGATCCTGATCTCGCGTCCGGCCTGGTAGATGAGGTCGCGGAGGCGACTGGTGATGTTGGCCTCGCCGAGGATATTCCAGATCAGTTCCTGGTCCCCTCCCTCGATACTGGTCCGGTCCTGCCAGATTTCCCCGAGGACGTCCTTTGCATAGGCCGCCTTCTCCTCGATCTCACGTATCAGGGTGTTGATGGCGTCGTCCGGTGGCGTGGCCGAGAAGCGTTTGGGCGTGGTGTGCGAGACCGTGACCATGTTCTTCTGGAGGAGGCGGTCGAGGACGGGATACACGGATGCGCGTGGCACCCCGGAGAGTTCGTGGATCTCGGTCGCCGTCGCCTTTGTCACCTGGAGGAGGGCGACATAGACGAGCGCTTCGTATTTGGTGAGCCCGAGGGTTTTGAGCGCTTCGGCAACGCTCCGGGCATAATCCGGTGGAGTGGGCATGACACTATCTATTTATATGGTACGCTGATAAATGTTGTTACAACAAAAACAACACGGTGCATATACATGGATATCCGGAAATTCTGTATTCTGGGTCTGGTCCTTGCGGCGCTCACCGTTCCTGCATTTGCGGGAACAGAGTACCTCTACGGCAGCCCTGATATGTCTGCGGCCATCTCGGGCACGAACGAGTTTGTCCCCGGTACCGAGGTGCCGGTCACGGTGATCATCTCGAACAGCGGTGTGAACCCTGTCATGGTAACCGATCCGAATAAGATCACTCCGCAGGACCCACCGAACCTCGCAAAGCTTGTGAATGCCGGACTTTCGGCAGGGGACGCACCTGTTGAGATCAGGTCTGACGCCCAGCAGATCGGGGACATCCAGGGCGGCGTGAGCAAACCTGTCACCTTCCTGGTGAAGTTCAACAAAGATGCCCCGGCAGGCACCTATGGCATCCCCCTGACCCTGAAGTACCAGTACGTCGACTGGACCGACCAGGACGGCAGCACCCTCCTGCGGACCGGGTACCGTGACAAGACGGTGACCCTTCCCCTCACGGTCACGGTCAGGTCCAATGTCAACCTTGAGGTGGACGAGGTCTCGACCGACCACATCAATGTCGGGACCGAGGGTTACCTCACCCTGAAACTCAGGAACGCGGGCTTCGAGCATGCACAGAAGGCTGTCGCGAAACTTGCCCGCGACGGTGCAAGCCCCCTGATCCCGACCGACGGGAGCGTCTATATCGGTGACTTCAACCCCGGCGACGTCGTCGAGTGCACTTTCAAGGTCTCGGCCTCCAACGACGCCGAGGCGCAGTCCTACCCGATCGATGTGATGGTCCAGTACGAGAAGAGCAATGGTGAGAAGGAAACCTCCGACACCGAGATCGTCGGCGTGCCCGTCGGCGGAAAGATCGACTTCACCATCGTCTCGTCTGCGGCGACCGTGCACCCCGGCCAGAAGGCGACGATCGACGTCACCTATAAGAATGTCGGCTCGGCGACCGCCTACAATGCCCAGGCACGGATCAGCGCCGTCGACCCCTTCACCTCCAATGACGACACCGCCTATCTCGGCGACCTCGAACCCGGCCAGACCGCTGTCGCCCACTACTCGGTGAGCGTGGACAAGGAGGCGACCGTAAAGCAGTACGGTCTCGACTCCGAGATCCGGTACCGCGACGCTCTGGACAACAGCCAGATCTCCGACACGATGAAGATGACCGTGTCCGTCGTGAAGCCTGATCCGCTGGCGGGAGCCCTCACGAACCCGATCGTTATCGCGGTCATCATTGCCGTCCTGATCGGGGCGGGGTATTATATATACAGACGGCGCACATCCGAGTGATGTATTCATGGGACGGACCACTGCCAGAAGCCCATGTCAGGACTGTCGCCGACATGGCCGGTGTTCTGGCGGCCCCTGAAGCCGCGGGTGAAGACCCCGGTCGCCCTCTCTATTTTATGTACCGGGACCTTGCAAAGACCCCGGACGAGCATTCATGGCTCGCCGACCATGCCCTGAGGTACGACATGACGGTGATCCCGGCGGGTCATGTCGGCCCTGAGTTCGTCAAGACAAAAGGGCACTTCCACCCGGCAAACCCTGCCGGCATCGGCTATCCCGAGGTCTATGAGGTCCTTGCCGGCAAGGCGCACTTCCTCCTCCAGACGCGGGACGCCTCCGATGTCGTGCTCGTGGAGGCAGTGGCAGGGGACGTCGTGGTGATCCCCCCCGGATACGGCCATGTGACGATCAACCCGGGTGCTGAAGCGCTCGCCCTTGCAAATATCGTCTCGACCGCCTTTGAAAGCGACTATACACAATACGTGGCGATGCAGGGCGCCGCCTATTACGAGATGGCAGACGGGTCCCTGGTGAGGAACCCGCGGTACAGGACGGCGGCACTGCTGCGCCTTGCGGTGCCCGCCCCGGTCGAAGCATTCTGTGTTGCACATGGGGCACCGCTCTCCTCCCTTGTCGGGAATGAGTCCTGCCTCGGGTACCTCACCAACCCCGAGGGCTACGCCCCTGAGTTCACCGCGTGCCTGCGAGATTTGGCGGTGCGGACCGTTTGTGCTCGGACGCCCTGACCCTTTTTAAGACCAGTTCCTCGGTCCCGGTTTCGGGGTCTGTCCACCCTTTCGTTTCGAGCGCCCGCAGTGCCGCGTCGATTTCGGCGTAGG
This window of the Methanofollis ethanolicus genome carries:
- a CDS encoding methyltransferase domain-containing protein; the encoded protein is MDSFASGFAGVDAAGDANSFVTYLDLIHSMPFFKDCKRRSYEALGIRPGAAVLEIGCGNGVDAAALAAMAGEEGCVIGIDVSRTMLASAQAKNTAGSARPGYVLSDASHLAFADNSFDAVRTDRVLQHTKDIYVVLREMARVTRHAGKIVVFEPDWETFVIWPGEREVTRKVLNFWCDHIPSGWAGRSLPAACAEAGLDNITVTPLCLVITSLPLARRVFDLETTLSLAVQAGVLDSREAESWAGEQAHAGDAGRFFSSLTFYLVTGTKGPEPEGKPTFSSVASP
- a CDS encoding P-loop NTPase family protein, giving the protein MVVGCDPKADSTRLLLHGLCQKMVLDTLRNEGDDIELDEVLKPGFSGTRCVKSGGPEPGAGCAGRGISTSINLLESLRAYTDDRDYVFYDVLGDVVCGGFAVPIREGKAQEIYIVASGELMALYAANNISKGIQKHAQTSGVRLGGIICNSRKVDHEHDLLQTFAIELGSQLIYFVPRDTSCSGPRSTK
- a CDS encoding FAD-dependent oxidoreductase, whose product is MIVIIGGGPAGRFAAIRLGHAGREVTLVEKGAIGGQCLNYGCMAVCALNDAARTVARARQFAGVGIFKDEPVIDFPSLLAGMEGVQAKIRAVLDHETRGAGVAIRYGSTARLCGRQVFIDDEEVETEAVIVATGSVPAVPEVQGTDLAGVFTAHTLPRMHDLPHDLVIVGGGIAAAEFAYIFRQLGSRVTVLARSGFLKGIDPRLRKLALKELAGVEIRENAPLTRITGTGHLDGAAYGGETPGECQADAILLAAGLVPNTSMVNGVATGQKGEIVTDDRMRTSVPGVYAAGDVTGGPYLTPVARLQGIVAAENILGHDMRYAPVVVPQSISLANDLAFALAEDDDGIELSVPAPAGPGSFWSVPAGDTGLGKILVEPETGELRGVWAASPGAGIIATYMAAAIRHRRTVADFEDLIEVHPLADGVHGLIPAAAAILRKKRGD
- a CDS encoding DUF128 domain-containing protein yields the protein MYPPLKFINHLIEEEAMTVTYDPAEDEGLVIYNLSMIGAGDFEPVLAVMKEVFRAGISPSGLVRFYPAGERIGDYTIPDGRVGICTVCSTTIDGVMIRRGAPIHPIGGGVVEIEGGLPRRFTDMILYDATTIDPLEVLVSQEITDITGVIRRGRGSVLANLRECHMEAEPVVAAVIDDLEQSMIAGVLEVSAPNAPILGFGCSPQYFGISILGGTNVMAAVKEAGYEVEINSLSGLIDVGDLASIYSL
- a CDS encoding TrmB family transcriptional regulator produces the protein MPTPPDYARSVAEALKTLGLTKYEALVYVALLQVTKATATEIHELSGVPRASVYPVLDRLLQKNMVTVSHTTPKRFSATPPDDAINTLIREIEEKAAYAKDVLGEIWQDRTSIEGGDQELIWNILGEANITSRLRDLIYQAGREIRIMGSWTLLKDLRDALGERAGEVRIEVIADRWEGAVPEGIAVTTAMPPVWHEKGKIGDRAGMLFADGTKVMVAMGSQGEAPTALFSEAEGFVRFFSRYWDLIHGFGENK
- a CDS encoding COG1361 S-layer family protein; its protein translation is MDIRKFCILGLVLAALTVPAFAGTEYLYGSPDMSAAISGTNEFVPGTEVPVTVIISNSGVNPVMVTDPNKITPQDPPNLAKLVNAGLSAGDAPVEIRSDAQQIGDIQGGVSKPVTFLVKFNKDAPAGTYGIPLTLKYQYVDWTDQDGSTLLRTGYRDKTVTLPLTVTVRSNVNLEVDEVSTDHINVGTEGYLTLKLRNAGFEHAQKAVAKLARDGASPLIPTDGSVYIGDFNPGDVVECTFKVSASNDAEAQSYPIDVMVQYEKSNGEKETSDTEIVGVPVGGKIDFTIVSSAATVHPGQKATIDVTYKNVGSATAYNAQARISAVDPFTSNDDTAYLGDLEPGQTAVAHYSVSVDKEATVKQYGLDSEIRYRDALDNSQISDTMKMTVSVVKPDPLAGALTNPIVIAVIIAVLIGAGYYIYRRRTSE
- a CDS encoding glucose-6-phosphate isomerase family protein gives rise to the protein MYSWDGPLPEAHVRTVADMAGVLAAPEAAGEDPGRPLYFMYRDLAKTPDEHSWLADHALRYDMTVIPAGHVGPEFVKTKGHFHPANPAGIGYPEVYEVLAGKAHFLLQTRDASDVVLVEAVAGDVVVIPPGYGHVTINPGAEALALANIVSTAFESDYTQYVAMQGAAYYEMADGSLVRNPRYRTAALLRLAVPAPVEAFCVAHGAPLSSLVGNESCLGYLTNPEGYAPEFTACLRDLAVRTVCARTP